A segment of the Myotis daubentonii chromosome 6, mMyoDau2.1, whole genome shotgun sequence genome:
gccgatGCAGGagagaagccggtgctggcagctgggagaaggaaggcctactcttgcacgaattttcatgcatcaggcctctagtatgcatataagttctttggttaatctctttctaccACATCCCCttacctctgagattcctcagtctgttccatgtctctagatctattctgttagtcagtttattttgttcattagattccacttataagtgaggtcatgtgatacccATCTTTCTGACTGGTTTctcttagcacaatactctccaggtccctccatgctgtctcaaagagtaagagatccttctattAGAGTTttggtgagaaaaaaaatgtgagtcACCAAACTGCCACTCTTATGCCTCAATATGAAAACTAGAAtgttcgccctaaccggtttggctcagtggataaagtgtcagcctgcggactcaagggtcccaggttcgattccggtcgagggcatgtaccttggttgcaggcacatccccagtagggagtgtgcagaaggcagctgatcgatgcttctctctcatcgatgtttctctctatccctctcccttcctctctgtaaaaaatcaataatatattttttaaaaaagaaagaaaactagaatGTTCAATACGATATACATGTCTTTTCTAAATGAAAaagtcacttttaaaatatatagtagcAAGTACATTATATTCTCATTTCTCAGGCACAGGAGGCAATCCTGGCTTTCCATTCTGTTCCCATGTCTGCAAGCTCCATGGTGTTAGTATTCGCTCTCCATGTGATCCCTCTAACTCAGCCTTACATACTTCTAACGCGGGAGGTCAACACCACCTCCCCCATCACAGGAAAACACAATACTTCCACAACCCTTGTTAAGACAGAACACGTAAATTCTAACAGGAAATTCGCATCCTCTAACAACTTTTCATACAAATTCAGTCCTAGTCTGTAGACGGAGGAGCTAAACACTAGCTGTGGCTACTCACAATTTATTCGTATACTCATTTCCACGACAGCAAACTATGAGGAAATGGAATGGGGACCGCTGAGACCCGCCCAGGCTGTCACTGCACAATGTTGACATCCACTTGCACACGGCGCTGGGAGACCGCCAGGGCTACGTGCAAGGTGCCCTGTCACTTCACCTCCATCACACCCAGCAAGCTGGTGCCGGGGCCTGGTGGTGACTGCCCTCCGGGGCCACGGCAGGGCTCCCagtggcctggcctgcaaggaaCAAACTGAGAAATGGAAACCTAGATGCAGAGACAGAGGCATGAAGaaagggaccccccccacacacaccctccccctccccagagggAAATTCACATTCTTCAAAATCTTGGAAATAAGTGACTTTccctgtgctttttaaaaacctgCCTACTGGGTATCCTTAAGGAAACTTACTGAACGACTGCAAATACCTAGAGGAGGAGTCCCCGAGTAATAGAGAAATCCAGGAAACAGCTCCCTGcaaagggggggcaggggggtgcaaCTGTCCCCAAGGGGAGAAGTGTTAGGAGGCTTCCTGATCACCATGGCGACTCAGCAGGTAAGTCACATCCATTCAGAGGACGGGGTCCCCCTCACTTCCCCCAGAGCCCGAGGGCCCGCACCTTCCCAGCCTGGAAGCGAGGTGCCCGGGAAGGGCAGACGCCTCTCCCGAGCTGAGTGCCCGAGCGGGTCCAACTTCAGACCCGACCTCCCCTGCACCCGGTCGAGCAGCGCGGGGGAAAGAGGAAGGGCGGGCATCCCGAGCGGAATCTCCGTGATTGCACAGACCAGACCGCAGGAGCGCCAGCCTTTCCGTGCAGCTGCCACGACAGGTGACCGGGCCGCCGCGCAGACACCCCGCTCGCCCGGGCGTtcacggcggcggcggcggcgggcgggccgggggccgggggagggaggcgggctgGGGGCCCGGCGAGAAGGTGGGCAGGGGCTGCCGGGGAGCCCGCTCCGCGCGGcgcgggggaggaaggggaggagcgcAGCCCGCCTCCCCGGGGGAACCGTTGGAAGGGGCTTTCTGGCTCCAcaagtcagaaagaaaaatggCTCCGAGCCAGCCGCCTCCCGGTCTACACGCGAGCACACGCACCCGCGCTCCTCGTTCCCATTTTCCGATGCGCGAAACAAAAGGCGACCACGCTCCGCGGCGGCCAGCgccgcccgcagcccgggccGCCACCCTCTCCCCGCGCCCTCGGGAGGCCCCCCGAGACGGCCCGCGGCCCGCAGCCCGGCTGCCCGCCAGCCCGGGGCGCTgccgccgcccgccgcgcccGGCAGAGGGGCCTGGCGGGGCTCGGGCCCCCCGCGCCCGCCTCGAGGGGACCGGCGCCCGGCCCGGCTCGGAGGACGCCCCGGGCTGCATCGGGCTCGCGGCCGCCGCGCGCGGAGGGCGATGGGGACGGCGGCCCCCGCCCGCCTCACCTCCGGGCGGCCGTGCGGCCCCGCGCTGCTCCGCGCCGCTCCGCCTGCAGcagccccgccgccgcctccccccgCGTCTCGGTCGAGTCTCCGCCTCCCtcggcggccgccgccgccgccgccgccgccgccgaagGGCCCGGCGCCGCGCCACGTGACCGCGCCACGTGACCCCGAGCGGGCGGCAGCGCCTCCGCGCCGGCCTCGCGCCCTCGCGCCCGGGGGtgaccgcccgcccgcccgccggctccGGGCCGGGGTCGCGGCCGCGCCACCGTCACCCGCTCCCCCAACGGAGCCCCTGCCCCACAGACCCAGGCGCATcccgcagcccccgcccctcGCGGCTGCTCCACGGCGTGGACCACAGTGGCCACGTGGGTCCCGCCCGGCCCGCCCAGAACTCCCGCCCGGCGGCACCGGACCCGGTGCGCCCCGACTCGGTGGGGCCGGAAGGGCACGTCCCGCCGTCGGCACCGGGAAGCACAGATCCGCTCGGACCGGGAACCGACGCTGCTCCCAACGAAGACAGTCATTGGAGAGCCCCTGATGGGGATGCCCCCAGAGTACCCCCTTTTCCAGGCGCCCTGGGGAAAAGGCCAGGAGCGTCACTGTAACGCAcaaagggggcaggagggggcgggcGCCCCACCCAGGATGGACGACCTGCCGGGATGGACACTCCCTCCATCCAGGACGGAGCAGCAGTGCGGGGGTGCGGCTGTGTGCGGGTgtagttcttttaaaaacaggCGGGATCGCCATCCTTTCCTCCTTGATTTGACGCATAAAATGCCCCAAACTGTTAAGTATAACAGCCACTCTTTGTAAGGGATCGGAACTTTTTCCTATTTTATGCCTAATTGCCAAATTTCTCAAATCAGCTTCATATGTAAGAATTcttgcttctgtaaatttctggATGTCAGAAAGAAAAAGTAGACTGAAGAGTTCTTAAATTCTGAAATTCCATGCCTAAGATTTCACAAGTGTTGGCAAGTGATAcctagatttttttaatttttaaaaaacatgatttttaaacaaGCAATACTtgcttaaaaaactgaaaatgtaactcccatttgaccctgtgatcccacttctaggaatatatcccaagaaaccagaaacaccaatcagaaaggatatatgcacccctatgttcatagcagcacaattcaccatagctaagatctggaaacagcctaagtgcccatcagtagatgaatggattagaaaactgtggtacatctacacgatggaatactatgctgctgtaaaaaggaaggaactcttaccatttgcaacgtcatggatggaactggagagcattatgctaagtgaaataagccagtcaataaaggaaaaataccacatgatctcactcattcatggacaatagagaccattataaacttttgaacaataatagatacagaggcagagctgcctcaaacagattgtcaaactgcagcgggaaggccggggagggttggggggcaggaggtaggggggtaagagatcaactaaaggacttgtatgcatgcatataagcataaccaatggacataaaacactgggtgataggggaggctaggggactgtctagggcggggggataaaatggatacatatgtaataccccttgtaatactttaagcaataaaaaaaaaaaacatgatttttaaacaaGCAATACTTGCTTCATGCAAATACATTAATACTTCTATTAATGCACTTAATAGAAGTATTGATATTAGTATTATTTGATAACAATATAGCACACCAAAATATTGAAATCttttagaaaaaatacatttagttATTATATTAAACGTAAAAGATATTAATCCTCATTCAACGAGACAACTATTATGCTTCAACTGAGAGCTCAAcattattataacactagagccccggtgcacaaaattcgtgcacaggtagggtccctagtcatggccagccatcagggccaatcagggccttcctgctgtgggccagggccttccttagTTCCTCGCTACCCCCTGCTGGTCATAGTGAGCCATGGAACTcccaagaggacaatttgcatattagccttttattatataggactagaggcccagtgcacaaaaatttgtgcactcgggggggagggggggtccctcagcccggcctgtgccctctcgcagtctgggacccctcgggagataacgacctgctggcttaggcctgctcctgggtggcagagggcaggcccaatccctaggtgcagcccctggtcgggctcagagcagggccgattggggagttggggcgccaccccgtcatgcacacagcagggtagattgggaggttgtgatgccaccctcagtcacgctcagggtagggccaattggggggttggggcaccgtcccctgtcacactcaaggcagggtcgatggggaggttgcggcaccacccactgtcacgcacagagcagggccaatcagggggttggggccctgcccccgtcacacacagagcagggctcatcagggggttggggcaccgccctctatcacccacagagcagggccgatcagggggttggggcgccgccactctcacactcagggcagggccaatggggaggttatggctctaccccatcacatacagagcagggcccgtggtgggggggggggttggggagctcccccctatcaggcacagagcagggctgctcagggggttggggccccgccccctgtcacacacagagccgcagggcgatcagggggtttgggcgctgcccctgtcacactgatcccggtgccgggaggcatattacccttttactatatacggtagaggcctggtgcatgggtggggccggctggtttgccctgaagggtgtcctggatcagggtggggggtccccactggggtgcctggccagtctgggtgaggggctgaaggctgttttcaggctgggagtgactgaagttcccaaccactcctttttttcttttttttctttttattctgggccagctttaccttgaggcttggctccagctcttaggcctccctggcctttgcttacaatgttgcgaatcttcTGGCTGAAGTcaggcggtatttgttacaatgtttcttaaactgcccgctcagaggcctgcggccgcaggcggggaacgttggtttcctccaacgatcctccgtcactgaggcaagcaagcctcatgttagtttcaagctgcctggctgccggcggccatcttggctgacagttaatttgcatatctcgctgattagccaatgaaaagggtagcggtcgtacgccaattaccatgtttctcttttattagtgtagatgatgggGGAACCAAAGGAAGTAAACAAGATAGCCCTTACCCTCAaagtgcctctctctctctctctctctctctctctctctctctctctctctctcacacacacacacacacacagaggggtaAGCAATCAGAGCctggagaaagaaaacatttttaatctgACCCTAAGATCAGACTTTAAAGAGTTACTAAAAGGAATAATGTTAAGATAAGACTGCATTGGAAGAACTTCCTAAATATAATCgacataacaaaattaaaagtatttagcCAATACCATCAAGACTGAACAACACAGGTGTTCTTTCttatgcaaaatgaaaaaatgttaacCTTGAAACCATTCTTTTCCTAATAGCATGTTTTCCTTAGGGCCCACATGCATAACCTGTCTTTTATTCAAGCACTGTTAGGCACACAGGCAGCCAACTTTGGGTGCATCTGTAAAGGCCCTCAAATGTGTTTGCTACCTAGTGTCCATGGTTATGTAAATGGTCTTTGGAGCAAGTTACCTCCATTGAAATCCTGCTTCTACCACCACAAATGACAATAACAAGATTCCTAACACTGCTCCTGTAAGCATACATTCTGCTTCCTAACTACTCACAGGGCTGTTGAAAGAATTAAAcggtgtggctgagtggttgagcggcaacctacgaaccaggaggtcacagtttgattcccggtcagggcgcatgcctgggtttcaggcttgatccccagtgggggggcatgcagaaggcagccaattgctgattctctctcatcattgatgtttctatctctccctctctcttcctctctgaaatcaataaaaatatatatttttaaaaataaagtacttaATATAGTGCCTGATACATAATAGCTACTCAATCAAAAATAATAgctcatgccgaaaccggtttggctcagtggatagagcatcggcctgcggactgaaaggtcccaggttcgattccggtcaagggcatgtaccttggttgcgggcacatccctagtaggagatgtgcaggaggcagctgattgatgtttctctctcatcgatgtttctaactctctatctctctcccttcctctctgtaaaaaatcaataaaatatattaaaaaaaataatagctcaGGTTTGTGAAACACTTCCTATGGGCCAAACTCTGTACCTTGTTGGTTCTTATTTTTACTATTCTTTCCATTCTGACTCTTGGTGGGTGCCTTACCCACCACCATCCCTTAGGGATctattctctctctgccttttgaGGATGAAAATGGTTTTCTTATGTTAACTTGAAGGCTCATTTATAGCAATCTATTAAATATATTGTGAATTTACATCTTAAGCTTTAATAAAAAGtctatgaaatgaaaatgatCGGCTCTCATTTGGAAATCTGAGGCAACTGGGAGCCATTAGGAAGGAGATTTGGCAAAGGGGACCCTTCCACTGGCCTTTGAAATCCCGTTCATCCAACAATTCTCATTTTGTTGTGTtcaaaagacttaaatattagaAAACTTGGCAACACATTTGAAGAAAGTAAATCAATCCATATTGTTAAATAGAAATTACTAGAAGAAAGTGTCTGTCCTTCATGATGTTGACTCTATTAACTGGCTGTCCTTACTACCCTGATCTAGTTTCCAAGAGTTCTGAGAGATACGTGACTTTTCTGTGAAGAAGTATGCTATCCTTGTCTTGGGTCACAGAGTGAGCTCAGAGCTCAAGTTGGATCTGATAGGCATCTTGGTAACAATCTGACAATCAGGTTGAGGTGGAAATATTGTACACTCATCATCTGGCTGTGGAACTAGGAAGAAGTATGGGCCTAGCATGGTAGCTGAGCTCGACTGACTCGAAGGCTGGGACTGAAGGCACGAGGCATCAGGAATCACAGCCAGgcactctccctcccaggagcacacccatgcatttccttccccctttcctgcctgtcccccaccctggcacatatcccctaacctctaagggaccgtatgagacttgcaaccaggggagcaatgggcagcagcagctcatcccaggctcaccccctgaacctgtctccaaggcccccttttctcaaacttcccagtgagccaaagcagcccagctaTGGCTCTCCTGTTGcatcttctatgcccttccttgtttcactctcctaagtatatttttgctgcagTCAACAAATTCTTgcttttctacacacacacacacacacacacacacacacacacacacacacacacacacggaaatcACAGCCAGTGCCTGGGTTGGTCTCGGTATCCCTCTCTCGCCATCATGTTACTATAGGAGTTCCAGATATGAACATCCAGTTTCTGCTGACTCAAGCCTTTCAGCCACCACAACATTCAGGCTAGGGATCGGGACCGTGGATCCTGGACATAGGAATACGGGAGGTGTCCATGGCAAAGGAGCTAGAGCTTTTGGAGAATTAAATGCAAGCCTTTTGTCTTTCAGTGGATCCTGAGAGACAAACAAGCAGTGCCCGTCTAGGCTTCATCACAGGAAGACAGCATTCAGAACGAGGAGGAAATGTCCGAGGCGCATGTACTCAGCACAGCCAGGTACCTCCACTGCTTCTCCCAGCTCTGACACTACCACAGTCCCAGTT
Coding sequences within it:
- the LOC132236746 gene encoding uncharacterized protein LOC132236746, coding for MATQQVSHIHSEDGVPLTSPRARGPAPSQPGSEVPGKGRRLSRAECPSGSNFRPDLPCTRSSSAGERGRAGIPSGISVIAQTRPQERQPFRAAATTVDPERQTSSARLGFITGRQHSERGGNVRGACTQHSQVPPLLLPALTLPQSQFKDMDKLEHNLGRLSRREKRGGEQATILWPVEASFFFLLVLSSLSHHVEEPELKNRHGHKAWVVIQTTTC